GCCGGACCTCGCCCTGGGGGCCGTCGCCCGACTTCTTGGCAACAGCGCCGAATCCGGAGAAAAGCACGTTGGCCAGCGACCTGTTCATCGCCTTGCACATGATCTTGGTGAGGATGATCCCGCTGGCCCCCACCAGGGCGCCGGCCACGATCAGGATGTTGTTATGGATCACGAAACCGGCGGCACAGGCGGCCAGGCCGGAGTAGCTGTTCAACAGGGAAATAATCACCGGCATGTCAGCGCCGCCGATGGGGATAACCGAGGTGATGCCAAAGAGCAGGGCCACCCCGACCACCACCAGGAAGTAGGTATACCCTGCCTCCGGACCATTGGCGAACATGACGCCGGCGCCCACCGCGGTGAGCAGGACCAGGCCGTTGATGATATGCTGGCCGGAAAAGACCAGCGCCTTGCTGGTGATGGTGCCGCTCAGCTTGCCGAATGCCACCATGCTGCCGGAAAAGGTGACCCCGCCGATAAAGGCGGACAGAACGGTGACAATGGCGATGAAGACCGACAGCTCGGGATGCTGGTGGTACTCGCCCCAGGCCAGCAGCAGGCTGGCAATACCGCCGAATCCGTTGAACAGGGCGACCATCTCCGGCATGGAGGTCATCCGCACCCGGTAGGCGGCCACCAGACCGATCACCGTGCCGATGGCCATGCCCAGGGCGATCCACTTATAATCCAGGCCCGAGTTCATCAGGGTGACCACAATGGCCAGCAGCATGCCCAGCGACGAGATCATGTTGCCGCGCCGGGCCGTGGCCGGGGAGCTGAGCATCTTCAGGCCGAAGATGAACAGCCCGGCCGAAATGACGTAGGTGAAGTTGATTAACAGCTCAGTGGTACTCATTGTCCGCCTCCCCCCTCTTTCTTCTTGAACATCTCCAGCATCCGGTCGGTTACGGCATAGCCGCCCACCACGTTAATGGTGGCAAAGGCCACCGCCAGGGTGCCGAGTACAATGGCCACGGTGACGTTGCCGGTCTTTACCGAGGCCAGGGAGCCGACCAGGGTAATGCCGGAGATGGCGTTGGAGCCGGACATCAGCGGAGTATGCAGGATCGAGGGCACCTTGGCGATGAGTTCGAACCCCAGAAAAATCGTCAGGACAAAGACAAAGGTCAGAAAAACGGCTTCCATTGATAAACCTCTTTTATTTCATGATGCTCTTGTAGGTTTCACTGAAGATCTCACCGTTATGGGTGATCAGCGCCCCCTTCATGATATCGTCGTCAAGATTGAGCTTAAAGGTCTTGCCCTCCTGGTCCCAGAAATGGGCAATGAAATTACCCAGGTTGGACGAGTACATCTGGCTGGCAGTGGCCGCCACCCGGCCGGGCAGGTTGCCCAGGCCGATGATATTGACGCCCTCCACCTCAATGACCTTGTCCGGCTCGGAGCCCTCGACATTGCCGCCGGTCTCCACCGCCATATCAACGATAACGCTGCCGGGCCGCATCCGGGCGATCATCTCCCGGTCAACGATCCTGGGCGCCGGCCGGCCAAAGAGCTGGGCCGTGGTGATCACCACATCGGCCTGGACGCAGGCCTTGGCCATGCCCTCCTTCTGTTGCCGGATCTGTTCCGGGGTCAGGGCCTTGGCATAGCCGTCCTTGGTCTGGCCGGTCTCGCCGAGATCGATCTTAACGAATTTGGCGCCCAGGGATTTGACCTGTTCCTCCACCACCGGCCGGGTATCGAACGCCTCCACCCGGGCCCCGAGCCGCCGGGCGGTGGCAATGGCCTGGAGTCCGGCCACGCCGACGCCGATAATAAAGACCCGGGCCGGCTTGATGGTGCCGGCCGGGGTGGTCATCATCGGGAAAATCTTGTCAAGCTGTTCCGCGGCCAGGATAACGGATACATAGCCGCCCAGATTGGCCTGGGAGCTTAAGACGTCCATCTTCTGGGCAATGGTGGACCGGGGCAGCATCTCCAGGCTGACCGCGTTGACGCCCGCCGCCTTGAGTTTTTCCAGCAGATCCGGCTCATTGAACGGGTCCAGGTAGCTGACATGGAGACAGCCCTTTTTCATGTCCGCCACCTCTTGCAGCGGCGGCTTGCGCAGCCGGAGGATAATATCCGCCGAACCGAGCAGGGCGAGACGATCCCGGTTAACCGTGGCGCCGGCCTTTTCATAGTCCGCATCCTGGTAGCGGCAGGTCAGCCCCAGGCCTGACTCGATTTCCACCCCGGCGCCAAGCTTGACCAGTTTGTCCACGGTGGCCGGTATGAGCGGAACCCGTTTCTCTCCCGGATGGGTTTCCTTCATTGCAGCAATCTTCATAACTGCGGCTCCTTTACTAGATTCTGTAGCAATGGCAGGCCAACGGTCTCGGGATCGAACCCGCAACCGACCTGCCCGTCATAAGAAGTGTGCCAGCGGACCGGACCGGCCCCAGGATCCTTATCATTCATGGATGGTAAAAAAATCCCGCAGCACTACCCCCTTTCGGCGACAGTTCGTGCCTCCAGGGCATAATTGCGGGAAACATTCCCTCCCTTAAAGCTGCATTGTTGTAACACGGAAGAGATGAGTTATCAACCCCGGACAGAAATCTCAGGGGTTGTGCGAATTACCATATTCCAGCGATAATTGCACCGGTTTATATGGGGGGCGCTCTGAAATTGTTGTCCCTGCCAGGGGGTGGCCGGCTTACACTGAACCGAACCGGGCCGCGAGTTGGCGGACATTTTTCTTCAGGGCAAAGCGGTCCCGGACCAGACTGCGGCCGGCCCGGGCCAGGCGCCCGGCCCGGGCCGGCTCCGCGTAGATCTGTTCCAGGGCCGCGGCCAGGGCCGCGGGATCGGCCGGTTCCACCAGGTAGCCGGTCTTGTCCGGCTGGATCAACTCGGGAATCCCGGAGAGGTTTGAGGCCAGCACCGGCAACTCGCAGGCCAGGGCCTCCATCAGGGAGACCGGGATGCCCTCCATCTTGCCGGCCGGGGTGACGATGCTGGGCTGGACATAACAGTGGGCCGAAGGCAATATCCCGGCCACTTCCTCCTGGGGCAGGGGGCCTGCCAGTTCGACTAAAGAGCCGAGCCGTTCCCGGGCGATCAGCCGGGCCAGGTTCCGGGCTTCCCCGCCGCCGCCGATGATCCGGCAGCGGAACGGAACCCCGCGGTCGCGGAGCAGACCACAGGCCCGGATCAGATAGGAATATCCCTTGTAGGGCTGCAGGCTGCCGATGCTGAGCAGTTCGAACCGTTGGCCCGGCCGGTGGGTGCCCTGCCGCGCGGCATACTGTTCCGGCTCAATGCCGCAGTGGATCACCTCAATCTTTTCCCGGACCCAGGGACCCACTGTCCGGGCCAGGTAGTCGCGGTTATATTCGGAGATGGCGACCACAAAGGAGGCCTCCCGGAGCTTCACGCCGAGCATGGTGGTATCAACAAAGATATCATGGGCATGGACCGTGATGCTGTAACTGATCCCGGTCAACCGGTGAATCAACCAGGCCACCAGGGCCGGATGGGTGGCATAATGGGCATGGATATGCTCGATCCCCTGCTCCTGCATCAAGCGGGCGGCGTATAACGCCTTGGGGAAAAGGGCCATGGCCCGGGCCAGAAACCTGCGGCTGGGCAGATTGCCGCGCACGGTGCGGGCGAACAGAGCGGCAACCACGGCCGGCCGGTGCGCCAAGGTGCCCAGCCCGGCCTCCAGGACCCTGGGCGAGAGAAAGGGAAGAAAACGGGCCCGGCCGAGCCAGGACTCCGCCTCCTGGTGGACCACCGGCTGTTGTTGCCGAATCAACGGGTAGAGAAAAATGGACTCGCCTTGCCGGACAAGCTCGCTCATCTCCCGTAAAATAAAGGTTTCCGGAAGATGGGGGAACCGGGACACCAGGTAGGCGATTTTTTTTCCCATGGGAATCAGCGGGCATGGAGACTGTTATGGAATTCGTTCGGGGGGGGTATTACCCTGCCTTCGTATAGAATAGGGCCTGGTGATTGTCAAGAAAAAATACGGAGATCCGGCCAACCGTTAATCCTTGACAGGTCCCGGGATCCGCTATTAGATAGTGTCTGACCGGCAAGAAGGATTCTTGGAGTCTCCCCATGGTTGCCGGCCTGCATCGCCCGCTGCCCGCGGGATTTTTTCAAAGCCGTCCCTTAAGCCTGGAGAGTACTTGTGATGCGAAAACTTTTTTTTCTCCTGTTGACCCTGTTGATTCTTGCCGTCGCATCCCTGGGCGTGCTCTATCTGGCCTCCGGCCCCCTGCTCGACCTCGGGACCAGGAAGGCCATTGCAATGATCGCCGCCAAGGGGGCTGACTACGGCATCGAGCTGACCAGCGTTGATTTTGCCCGGGCCGAACTGATCTCCTATGACCAGGCGGCCTGGCAGAATGTCTCGGCCCGGGTGAAGTTGAAGAAAAACAGCTATTTCCCCGAAGACCAGGCCATCTCCCTGAGAGTGGACCGGGTAAATCTCCGTCTGGTCGATATCAGCACCCGTTCCTTTCTCCTCCAGGCCAGGGGAATAACCGTAATTCCGCAGGCTGAAACCGCCAATGCCGGGACAGGCGGCCTGCACGCCGCGCCGTCGCGCCTTGACGGCGACGAACTGGTTGTCCGCTTTTCCCTGGATCCCCTGAATCCGGGGCGGGCCCGGGCTCAGGTGGCTGCGCTGGTTGCCGCTTGCCGCGATATGGTCAAGACCGGGACCTGCTCCCTGCCGGTCTT
This genomic interval from Desulfobacterales bacterium contains the following:
- a CDS encoding NAD(P)(+) transhydrogenase (Re/Si-specific) subunit beta gives rise to the protein MSTTELLINFTYVISAGLFIFGLKMLSSPATARRGNMISSLGMLLAIVVTLMNSGLDYKWIALGMAIGTVIGLVAAYRVRMTSMPEMVALFNGFGGIASLLLAWGEYHQHPELSVFIAIVTVLSAFIGGVTFSGSMVAFGKLSGTITSKALVFSGQHIINGLVLLTAVGAGVMFANGPEAGYTYFLVVVGVALLFGITSVIPIGGADMPVIISLLNSYSGLAACAAGFVIHNNILIVAGALVGASGIILTKIMCKAMNRSLANVLFSGFGAVAKKSGDGPQGEVRPATAEDVYYILEAADSVVFVPGYGLAVAQAQHVVRELGELLEKNGTEVQYAIHPVAGRMPGHMNVLLAEANVPYDQLVEMDDINPNMDSVDVAVVIGANDVVNPAALDDESSPIYGMPIIETHRAKTVIVLKRSMAAGFAGIQNALFFYPNTRMYFGDAKASIQALVAEFKGAE
- a CDS encoding NAD(P) transhydrogenase subunit alpha, whose amino-acid sequence is MEAVFLTFVFVLTIFLGFELIAKVPSILHTPLMSGSNAISGITLVGSLASVKTGNVTVAIVLGTLAVAFATINVVGGYAVTDRMLEMFKKKEGGGGQ
- a CDS encoding Re/Si-specific NAD(P)(+) transhydrogenase subunit alpha, with protein sequence MKIAAMKETHPGEKRVPLIPATVDKLVKLGAGVEIESGLGLTCRYQDADYEKAGATVNRDRLALLGSADIILRLRKPPLQEVADMKKGCLHVSYLDPFNEPDLLEKLKAAGVNAVSLEMLPRSTIAQKMDVLSSQANLGGYVSVILAAEQLDKIFPMMTTPAGTIKPARVFIIGVGVAGLQAIATARRLGARVEAFDTRPVVEEQVKSLGAKFVKIDLGETGQTKDGYAKALTPEQIRQQKEGMAKACVQADVVITTAQLFGRPAPRIVDREMIARMRPGSVIVDMAVETGGNVEGSEPDKVIEVEGVNIIGLGNLPGRVAATASQMYSSNLGNFIAHFWDQEGKTFKLNLDDDIMKGALITHNGEIFSETYKSIMK
- a CDS encoding glycosyltransferase; translated protein: MGKKIAYLVSRFPHLPETFILREMSELVRQGESIFLYPLIRQQQPVVHQEAESWLGRARFLPFLSPRVLEAGLGTLAHRPAVVAALFARTVRGNLPSRRFLARAMALFPKALYAARLMQEQGIEHIHAHYATHPALVAWLIHRLTGISYSITVHAHDIFVDTTMLGVKLREASFVVAISEYNRDYLARTVGPWVREKIEVIHCGIEPEQYAARQGTHRPGQRFELLSIGSLQPYKGYSYLIRACGLLRDRGVPFRCRIIGGGGEARNLARLIARERLGSLVELAGPLPQEEVAGILPSAHCYVQPSIVTPAGKMEGIPVSLMEALACELPVLASNLSGIPELIQPDKTGYLVEPADPAALAAALEQIYAEPARAGRLARAGRSLVRDRFALKKNVRQLAARFGSV